The following proteins come from a genomic window of Frondihabitans peucedani:
- a CDS encoding NAD-dependent epimerase/dehydratase family protein yields MSILLTGATGLIGSAVLTRLVATGHDVTALVRSDEKAAAVSALGARPVVGDITDLELLETLLVGADGVIHTASPGDDTSAAVDSALADLVIRTLDGTDTPYVHSGGVWVFGNGDDLTEESPLQPLPITAWRLDIERRLRESSVRTTVVAPAIVYGNGSGIPATLFGGAEVLLVGDGSQHWTTVHVDDLAELYVLALDAAAADEYYLGVSGQNPTVLELGEAAARGRSWPVVPETTDSARGRLGEAFADALLLDQRATGAHAREALGWSPSRPSLVEEFESGSYVG; encoded by the coding sequence ATGTCGATTCTCCTCACCGGTGCCACCGGTCTCATCGGGTCCGCCGTCCTCACACGCCTCGTCGCCACCGGCCACGACGTCACCGCCCTCGTCCGCAGCGACGAGAAGGCCGCGGCGGTCTCCGCGCTCGGCGCGCGGCCCGTCGTCGGCGACATCACCGACCTCGAGCTCCTCGAGACGCTGCTCGTCGGCGCGGACGGCGTCATCCACACGGCATCGCCCGGCGACGACACCAGCGCTGCGGTCGACTCGGCCCTCGCCGACCTCGTCATCCGCACGCTCGACGGCACCGACACCCCCTACGTCCACTCCGGCGGCGTCTGGGTCTTCGGGAACGGCGACGACCTCACCGAGGAGAGCCCCCTCCAGCCGCTCCCCATCACCGCCTGGCGCCTCGACATCGAGCGTCGACTCCGCGAGTCCAGCGTCCGCACGACGGTCGTCGCGCCCGCCATCGTCTACGGCAACGGCTCGGGGATCCCGGCGACGCTGTTCGGCGGGGCAGAGGTGCTGCTCGTCGGCGACGGCTCGCAGCACTGGACCACCGTCCACGTCGACGACCTCGCCGAGCTGTACGTCCTCGCGCTCGACGCGGCCGCAGCCGACGAGTACTACCTCGGGGTCTCGGGCCAGAACCCGACGGTCCTCGAGCTCGGCGAGGCCGCCGCGCGCGGACGCAGCTGGCCGGTCGTCCCCGAGACGACCGACTCGGCGCGCGGACGACTCGGCGAGGCCTTCGCCGACGCCCTCCTGCTCGACCAGCGGGCCACCGGAGCCCACGCGCGCGAGGCCCTCGGCTGGTCGCCGTCGCGGCCCTCGCTCGTCGAGGAGTTCGAGTCGGGCAGCTACGTCGGCTGA
- a CDS encoding acyl-CoA thioesterase II: MNLDPSRAAAPDDPLDDLLRALELVPGAEADTFSGPSQWMPNGRVFGGQVLAQSLVAAQRTVPAEKAVHSMHAYFLRAGRVELPVDIRVDRSHDGRSFASRRTEALQDGVPIMTTMASFQTHDTGIDHQAAMPEGLAEPESLPTMAEVLAGIEHPAAQFWAHGRPFDIRHVSSPVFLRVEGEHVAHQALWMKTVGALPDDPGVHRAALAYASDLGILEPILRRHGVALSRPGMKIASLDHAMWWHRDGRADEWLLYAMESPSAQGGRGLATGRFFDRGGRLLASVAQEGMTRVPGDEGE, from the coding sequence ATGAACCTCGACCCATCGCGCGCCGCCGCACCCGACGACCCCCTCGACGACCTCCTCCGGGCCCTCGAGCTCGTCCCCGGGGCGGAGGCCGACACGTTCTCCGGCCCCAGCCAGTGGATGCCGAACGGAAGGGTCTTCGGAGGCCAGGTCCTCGCCCAGTCGCTCGTCGCCGCCCAGCGGACCGTCCCGGCCGAGAAGGCCGTCCACTCGATGCACGCGTACTTCCTGCGCGCGGGCAGGGTCGAGCTCCCGGTCGACATCCGGGTCGACCGCAGTCACGACGGAAGGTCGTTCGCCTCCCGACGCACCGAGGCGCTGCAGGACGGCGTGCCGATCATGACGACGATGGCGTCGTTCCAGACGCACGACACGGGAATCGACCACCAGGCGGCGATGCCCGAGGGGCTCGCCGAGCCGGAGTCTCTGCCGACGATGGCCGAGGTGCTGGCCGGGATCGAGCATCCTGCGGCCCAGTTCTGGGCGCACGGGAGGCCGTTCGACATCCGACACGTCTCGTCGCCGGTGTTCCTCCGGGTCGAGGGCGAGCACGTCGCCCACCAGGCGCTCTGGATGAAGACCGTCGGCGCTCTGCCCGACGACCCGGGCGTGCACCGGGCAGCGCTCGCGTACGCCAGCGACCTCGGGATCCTCGAGCCGATCCTCCGGCGCCACGGTGTCGCCCTGTCGAGGCCCGGCATGAAGATCGCGAGCCTCGACCACGCCATGTGGTGGCACCGTGACGGGCGCGCCGACGAGTGGCTGCTGTACGCGATGGAGTCGCCGTCCGCGCAGGGCGGCCGTGGGCTCGCCACGGGGCGCTTCTTCGACCGCGGCGGACGCCTCCTCGCAAGCGTCGCCCAGGAGGGCATGACGCGCGTCCCGGGCGACGAGGGCGAGTAG
- a CDS encoding thioesterase family protein: MARLHVPTVLRWGDLDAYGHVNNAEMLHLLEEARIQAFWSAGEESGDSSATAILDSRPDTQTWSLIARQEVEYLAPIAYTRLPLDIQLWIGHMGGASLEIFYEVFSPVGVEPRVLHTRAASTLVLVDATTQRPRRIAESERAAWAPYVDEPLTFRRR, encoded by the coding sequence GTGGCGCGGCTCCACGTCCCCACCGTCCTCCGGTGGGGCGATCTCGACGCCTACGGGCACGTGAACAACGCCGAGATGCTGCACCTCCTCGAGGAGGCGCGCATCCAGGCGTTCTGGTCGGCGGGCGAGGAGTCCGGCGACTCGTCGGCGACCGCGATCCTCGACAGCCGGCCCGACACCCAGACCTGGTCGCTGATCGCGCGGCAGGAGGTCGAGTACCTGGCGCCGATCGCGTACACGCGCCTCCCGCTCGACATCCAGCTCTGGATCGGGCACATGGGCGGCGCGAGCCTCGAGATCTTCTACGAGGTCTTCTCGCCGGTGGGGGTGGAGCCGCGCGTGCTGCACACGAGGGCCGCGTCGACCCTGGTGCTGGTCGACGCCACGACGCAGCGGCCGCGGCGAATCGCCGAGTCGGAGCGCGCCGCCTGGGCGCCCTACGTCGACGAGCCGCTGACCTTCAGGCGGCGCTGA
- the ettA gene encoding energy-dependent translational throttle protein EttA, which translates to MAEFIYSMVRARKTVGDKLILDDVTMSFIPGAKIGVVGPNGAGKSTILKIMAGLDTPSNGEAKLSPGYSVGILMQEPELDESKTVLENVQEGVGPIKGKIDRFNEISAAMAEPDADFDALLEEMGGLQEEIDAADAWDLDSQLEQAMDALRTPPADAQIANLSGGEKRRVALCKLLLQKPDLLLLDEPTNHLDAESVLWLEQHLKQYHGAVLAVTHDRYFLDHVAEWIAEVDRGRLYPYEGNYSTYLEKKGERLNIQGKKDAKLAKRLSSELDWVRSNTKGRQAKSKARLARYEEMVTEAERTKKLDFEEIVIPVGPRLGQQVIDAKGLEKGFDGRVLIDGLSFTLPRNGIVGVIGPNGVGKTTLFKTITGLEPLDGGDLKVGETVDISYVDQNRGGIDPNKNLWEVVSDGLDYIQVGKTEIPSRAYVSQFGFKGPDQQKKAGVLSGGERNRLNLALTLKQGGNLLLLDEPTNDLDVETLGSLENALLEFPGCAVVITHDRWFLDRIATHILAYEGTPDNPANWYWFEGNFEAYEENKVERLGADAAKPSRVTYRKLTRD; encoded by the coding sequence ATGGCCGAATTCATTTACTCGATGGTCCGTGCTCGAAAGACGGTCGGCGACAAGCTGATCCTCGACGACGTGACCATGTCGTTCATCCCCGGAGCCAAGATCGGCGTCGTCGGGCCGAACGGCGCGGGCAAATCGACGATCCTCAAGATCATGGCGGGCCTCGACACGCCGTCCAACGGCGAGGCCAAGCTCTCGCCCGGCTACTCGGTCGGCATCCTCATGCAGGAGCCCGAGCTCGACGAGTCGAAGACCGTGCTCGAGAACGTCCAGGAGGGGGTCGGCCCGATCAAGGGCAAGATCGACCGCTTCAACGAGATCTCCGCCGCCATGGCCGAGCCCGACGCCGACTTCGACGCCCTGCTCGAAGAGATGGGCGGTCTCCAGGAGGAGATCGACGCCGCCGACGCCTGGGACCTCGACTCCCAGCTCGAGCAGGCGATGGACGCACTCCGCACCCCGCCCGCCGACGCTCAGATCGCCAACCTCTCCGGTGGTGAGAAGCGGCGCGTCGCCCTCTGCAAGCTCCTCCTGCAGAAGCCCGACCTGCTGCTCCTCGACGAGCCCACCAACCACCTCGACGCCGAGAGCGTGCTGTGGCTCGAGCAGCACCTGAAGCAGTACCACGGCGCCGTCCTCGCCGTGACCCACGACCGGTACTTCCTCGACCACGTGGCCGAGTGGATCGCCGAGGTCGACCGCGGCCGCCTCTACCCCTACGAGGGCAACTACTCGACCTACCTCGAGAAGAAGGGCGAGCGCCTCAACATCCAGGGCAAGAAAGACGCCAAGCTCGCCAAGCGCCTCTCGTCGGAGCTCGACTGGGTGCGGAGCAACACCAAGGGCCGCCAGGCGAAGTCGAAGGCGCGACTCGCCCGCTACGAGGAGATGGTCACCGAGGCCGAGCGCACCAAGAAGCTCGACTTCGAGGAGATCGTGATCCCCGTCGGCCCGCGCCTCGGCCAGCAGGTCATCGACGCGAAGGGCCTCGAGAAGGGCTTCGACGGCCGCGTGCTGATCGACGGCCTCTCGTTCACCCTCCCGCGGAACGGCATCGTCGGCGTAATCGGCCCGAACGGCGTCGGCAAGACCACGCTGTTCAAGACCATCACGGGCCTCGAGCCCCTCGACGGCGGCGACCTGAAGGTCGGCGAGACGGTCGACATCTCCTACGTCGACCAGAACCGCGGCGGCATCGACCCGAACAAGAACCTCTGGGAGGTCGTCTCCGACGGTCTCGACTACATCCAGGTCGGCAAGACCGAGATCCCCTCACGGGCCTACGTCTCGCAGTTCGGCTTCAAGGGCCCCGACCAGCAGAAGAAGGCCGGCGTGCTCTCCGGTGGAGAGCGCAACCGCCTCAACCTGGCGCTGACGCTCAAGCAGGGCGGCAACCTGCTGCTCCTCGACGAGCCCACCAACGACCTCGACGTCGAGACCCTCGGCAGCCTCGAGAACGCTCTGCTCGAGTTCCCCGGCTGCGCCGTGGTCATCACTCACGACCGGTGGTTCCTCGACCGGATCGCGACCCACATCCTGGCCTACGAGGGCACCCCCGACAACCCGGCCAACTGGTACTGGTTCGAGGGCAACTTCGAGGCGTACGAGGAGAACAAGGTGGAGCGACTGGGCGCCGATGCGGCGAAGCCCAGCCGGGTCACCTACCGCAAGCTCACGAGAGACTAG
- a CDS encoding DUF6993 domain-containing protein: MSFRAHRPGRAAGVLLVAVTAAVALAGCTGSSPSPVASSASPVAPSPAAATSASPAPAPSFDADASTSDALAEFTAVVKKRLASDPQPHGRDVVDALVAAGFDKKAMELTPDETTLDRNVDSIEFSVLWKKQDCLVGQVGSAGFSSTSAPVLGTGKCLVGATRTIDW, from the coding sequence GTGTCGTTCCGAGCTCACCGTCCCGGTCGCGCGGCGGGGGTCCTCCTCGTCGCCGTGACGGCCGCCGTGGCGCTCGCAGGATGCACGGGGTCGTCGCCGTCGCCGGTCGCGTCCTCGGCGTCTCCCGTGGCCCCGTCGCCCGCGGCAGCGACCTCGGCGTCTCCGGCTCCCGCCCCCTCCTTCGACGCCGACGCCTCGACGTCCGACGCCCTCGCCGAGTTCACCGCCGTGGTCAAGAAGCGTCTCGCGAGCGACCCGCAGCCGCACGGCCGCGACGTCGTCGACGCCCTGGTCGCAGCGGGCTTCGACAAGAAGGCGATGGAGCTGACGCCCGACGAGACGACGCTCGACCGGAACGTCGACTCGATCGAGTTCTCGGTGCTCTGGAAGAAGCAGGACTGCCTCGTCGGGCAGGTCGGCTCGGCCGGGTTCTCGAGCACCTCCGCCCCGGTGCTCGGCACCGGCAAGTGCCTCGTCGGCGCCACGCGCACGATCGACTGGTAG
- the ssb gene encoding single-stranded DNA-binding protein: MTDNITLVGVVATPPKSMHTPSGLSILSFRLASSQRRYDRAKNEWVDGETNWYTVTAFRQLADNAAASLSKGDRVVVAGRLRVRAWESGDRSGTNVEVDADSLGPDLLFGTTSFTRVSPRVDQGAQDPGPATPGQQSPPPSAPDGPVPGQATGGTEPEPRRELVGAGVGGASFGAASPGLGAPSGWHTGSEETPF, encoded by the coding sequence ATGACAGACAACATCACCCTCGTCGGAGTCGTCGCGACGCCTCCCAAGAGCATGCACACGCCCTCGGGCCTCTCGATCCTGAGCTTCCGGCTCGCCTCCTCACAGAGGCGGTACGACCGCGCGAAGAACGAGTGGGTCGACGGCGAGACCAACTGGTACACCGTCACCGCGTTCCGGCAGCTGGCCGACAATGCGGCGGCCTCGCTCTCCAAGGGCGACCGCGTCGTCGTGGCCGGCAGGCTCCGCGTCCGCGCCTGGGAGAGCGGCGACCGCTCCGGCACCAACGTCGAGGTCGACGCCGACTCCCTCGGCCCCGACCTCCTGTTCGGCACGACCTCGTTCACCCGGGTCAGCCCTCGGGTCGATCAGGGCGCGCAGGATCCCGGGCCGGCCACCCCGGGCCAGCAGTCGCCGCCGCCGTCCGCTCCCGACGGCCCGGTCCCGGGGCAGGCGACCGGCGGCACCGAGCCCGAGCCCCGGCGGGAGCTGGTCGGGGCCGGCGTCGGCGGGGCGTCGTTCGGCGCGGCGTCGCCCGGCCTCGGAGCTCCGTCGGGGTGGCACACCGGCTCGGAGGAGACGCCGTTCTGA
- a CDS encoding methyltransferase, whose amino-acid sequence MSNDATITKTWVASGPSGTVGSILRTGDGFSIRVGAATEYRGDFPTLDVAKSALHAALGPGVDRPDFIEH is encoded by the coding sequence ATGAGCAACGACGCAACCATCACCAAGACCTGGGTCGCCAGCGGCCCGTCCGGAACCGTGGGGTCGATCCTCCGCACCGGCGACGGATTCTCGATCCGGGTCGGCGCGGCGACGGAGTACCGGGGCGACTTCCCGACCCTCGACGTCGCCAAGAGCGCCCTCCACGCCGCGCTCGGGCCCGGTGTCGACCGACCCGACTTCATCGAGCACTGA
- the msrA gene encoding peptide-methionine (S)-S-oxide reductase MsrA: MTTFTLAGGCFWCLDAVYRTLQGVSEVVSGYTGGAVSNPSYEAVCTGTTGHAEAVQVTFDPAVIPAHVILDVFFTLHDPRQLNRQGADVGTQYRSAMFFVDEAQEAEFEAARDRASDYWDGSIVTTIEPLGEWFDAEEYHQDFFAKNPGQGYCLAVALPKVNKIRKSYGKYVLAS; encoded by the coding sequence ATGACGACTTTCACGCTCGCGGGCGGATGCTTCTGGTGCCTCGACGCGGTCTACCGCACCCTCCAGGGAGTCTCCGAGGTCGTGTCCGGCTACACCGGCGGCGCCGTCTCGAACCCGAGCTACGAAGCGGTCTGCACCGGCACGACCGGGCACGCGGAGGCCGTGCAGGTGACCTTCGATCCTGCGGTCATCCCGGCCCACGTCATCCTCGACGTCTTCTTCACCCTCCACGACCCCCGCCAGCTGAACCGGCAGGGCGCCGACGTCGGCACGCAGTACCGCTCGGCCATGTTCTTCGTCGACGAGGCGCAGGAGGCCGAGTTCGAGGCTGCTCGCGACCGTGCCTCCGACTACTGGGACGGCTCGATCGTCACGACCATCGAGCCGCTGGGCGAGTGGTTCGACGCCGAGGAGTACCACCAGGACTTCTTCGCCAAGAACCCCGGTCAGGGCTACTGCCTGGCCGTGGCGCTGCCCAAGGTCAACAAGATCCGCAAGTCGTACGGAAAGTACGTGCTCGCCTCCTGA
- a CDS encoding aldo/keto reductase, giving the protein MTSPFTPYVADAARYEKLPYDRIGRSGLRLPRISLGLWNNFGSDRSLETQRDILLRAFDRGVTHFDLANNYGPPYGSAEEQFGRVFHANLRPYRDELLISSKAGYDMWPGPYGDGGSRKYLLSSLDASLGRLGLDYVDIFYSHRPDPETPIEETMGALATAVRQGKALYAGISNYGPAETEAAIEALKAEGVPLLIHQPRYNMFDRKPEQGLFDTLTANGVGSIVFSPLAGGLLTGRYLDGTAPAGSRAAEGRWFTEEVLSDTYLSRAHALNDIASARGQSLAQLALLWVLRQEAVTSALIGASSVAQLDDNLDALDGAPLGDDEIAAIEPHAVDGTIR; this is encoded by the coding sequence ATGACCTCGCCCTTCACGCCGTACGTCGCGGACGCCGCGCGCTACGAGAAGCTGCCCTACGACCGGATCGGCCGCTCGGGCCTCCGCCTGCCGCGCATCTCGCTCGGTCTCTGGAACAACTTCGGGTCCGACCGCTCGCTCGAGACGCAGCGCGACATCCTGCTCCGCGCCTTCGACCGCGGCGTCACCCACTTCGACCTGGCGAACAACTACGGCCCGCCCTACGGCTCGGCCGAAGAGCAGTTCGGGCGCGTGTTCCACGCGAACCTCCGGCCCTACCGCGACGAGCTCCTCATCTCGTCGAAGGCCGGCTACGACATGTGGCCCGGCCCCTACGGCGACGGCGGCTCGCGGAAGTACCTCCTGTCGTCGCTCGACGCCTCGCTCGGCCGCCTCGGGCTCGACTACGTCGACATCTTCTACTCCCACCGTCCCGACCCCGAGACCCCGATCGAAGAGACCATGGGGGCTCTCGCGACGGCCGTCCGCCAGGGCAAGGCGCTCTACGCCGGCATCTCGAACTACGGTCCGGCCGAGACCGAGGCCGCCATCGAGGCGCTGAAGGCGGAGGGCGTCCCGCTCCTCATCCACCAGCCCCGCTACAACATGTTCGACCGGAAGCCCGAGCAGGGCCTCTTCGACACCCTGACGGCCAACGGCGTGGGCTCGATCGTGTTCTCCCCGCTCGCGGGCGGGCTCCTCACGGGCCGCTACCTCGACGGCACGGCGCCCGCCGGATCGCGCGCCGCCGAGGGCCGCTGGTTCACCGAGGAGGTGCTCTCCGACACCTACCTGTCGCGGGCGCACGCCCTGAACGACATCGCCTCCGCCCGGGGGCAGTCGCTCGCGCAGCTCGCCTTGCTCTGGGTGCTCCGCCAGGAGGCCGTGACCTCGGCGCTGATCGGCGCCTCGAGCGTCGCCCAGCTCGACGACAACCTCGACGCTCTCGACGGCGCTCCGCTCGGCGACGACGAGATCGCCGCGATCGAGCCGCACGCGGTCGACGGCACCATCCGCTAG